AGGTGACCCTGACCGGTCCGTCCGGTTCCGGAAAATCCACGGTCCTCAGGTGCATACTGGGCCTGGTGATGCCGGATTCCGGAACCATCACGATCCTGGGAGAACCCGTCACCCGTCACAATATCTGGCAGAAAAGGCGCCACATCGCCTATGTGGCCCAGGAACCGGATCTGGGGGCCGGCAGCGTCAAAGAAGTGATTGAAACCCCGTTCTCCTATCGGGCCAATGCCGGTCTGCGTGACAATCTTGCCCGGCTTCCCGAAATCATGGAAAGATTCAACTTGCCGCAACTGTTGCTGGACAAGCAGATCACCCGGCTTTCCGGCGGAGAAAAACAACGGATTGCTCTGACCATCGCCATTTTGCTGGACCGCCCCATTGTGCTGCTCGATGAAGCCTCTTCCGCTCTGGACACGAAAAACAAACAGGCCGTGGCTGATTACTTCAGACAGGCGCAAAACACCACCTTACTTTCTGTGGCGCATGATTTTGAGTGGCTGGGATTTGCCACCCGGGTCGTTGACATGAACGAGATCCAGAAGACGTAAAGGGAAAACCGGATGAACCGAATTATTGATATCAGTCTGCTGAGTCTTGCCGGCGGATACCTGCTGCTGATTTTTCCTCTGGCAATCATGCTGTATCTGCGGGTGGGCATACTCAAAGAAACATCGGTGGCCGTACTGAGGATGACCGTGCAGCTGCTGTTTGTAGGGCTGTACCTGCAAGTGGTGTTCAAGCTCAACAACCCTTTTTTAAACCTGGCATGGGTGGCTGCCATGATCCTGGTGGCGGATTTGTCCATTCTCAAAGGCTGCCGCCTGAAGCTGAAGCCTTTTCTGCTGCCGATGTTCATCGCGCTGGTG
Above is a window of Desulfotignum balticum DSM 7044 DNA encoding:
- a CDS encoding ABC transporter ATP-binding protein, with amino-acid sequence MISNDSNTAVELDRLYLSFDGQPVLKNLHLSIFPGDKVTLTGPSGSGKSTVLRCILGLVMPDSGTITILGEPVTRHNIWQKRRHIAYVAQEPDLGAGSVKEVIETPFSYRANAGLRDNLARLPEIMERFNLPQLLLDKQITRLSGGEKQRIALTIAILLDRPIVLLDEASSALDTKNKQAVADYFRQAQNTTLLSVAHDFEWLGFATRVVDMNEIQKT